A section of the Spirosoma pollinicola genome encodes:
- a CDS encoding bile acid:sodium symporter family protein gives MVKTSLSVLLARVGLDWFILALLGMIGLARLFPGPGIQDGPFSLSTLTNVGVSLIFFFYGLRLNFEQLKAGLRNYRLHLVIHITTFIVFPAVVLLARSFLMTPDTELLWLGIFYVAALPSTVSSSVVMVSIAGGNIPAAIFNASISSLIGVFITPLWMSFLLTSTNGQYDLGSVIGKLTLQVIAPVVLGILLNRRLGWFSERYKSYLRYFDQFTILLIVYTAFCESFSLNLFARYSVADLVGLAAMMLALFFLIFGFVHLLSRLFNFNREDRITALFCGSKKSLVQGSVMANVLFPGTIAGVVLLPIMIYHALQLIVASIIAQSMAHRVQEKKSAIQT, from the coding sequence ATGGTAAAAACATCTCTAAGCGTCTTGCTGGCCCGTGTGGGGCTGGACTGGTTTATTCTGGCTCTGCTGGGTATGATTGGCCTGGCCAGGCTATTTCCCGGTCCCGGCATACAGGACGGACCGTTTTCTCTGTCAACATTAACGAACGTCGGGGTTTCGTTAATTTTCTTCTTTTATGGACTCCGCTTAAACTTCGAGCAATTAAAGGCTGGCCTGCGTAATTATCGGCTTCATTTAGTTATTCATATAACCACGTTCATCGTTTTTCCTGCGGTGGTGTTGCTGGCCCGTTCGTTTCTGATGACGCCTGATACTGAGCTGCTTTGGTTAGGAATTTTTTACGTTGCTGCCCTACCCTCCACCGTTTCGTCATCAGTGGTAATGGTTTCCATTGCGGGGGGCAACATACCGGCGGCTATTTTCAACGCCAGTATATCCAGTCTGATCGGTGTATTTATCACCCCGCTCTGGATGAGTTTTTTGTTGACGAGCACCAACGGGCAATATGATCTAGGCAGCGTTATTGGTAAACTTACGCTACAGGTTATTGCACCGGTTGTTCTGGGAATTTTGCTGAATCGCCGGTTGGGCTGGTTTTCTGAACGGTATAAATCATATCTGCGCTACTTCGACCAGTTCACGATTTTGCTGATCGTATACACGGCCTTTTGCGAGTCGTTCTCGCTCAATTTGTTCGCCAGATACTCGGTAGCCGATCTTGTGGGGCTGGCCGCCATGATGCTGGCTTTGTTTTTCCTGATCTTTGGCTTCGTGCATCTACTTAGCCGGTTATTTAATTTCAATCGGGAAGATCGCATCACGGCTTTATTCTGCGGCTCCAAAAAATCGCTGGTGCAGGGCAGTGTCATGGCAAATGTTCTGTTTCCGGGGACTATTGCGGGAGTTGTTCTGCTGCCCATTATGATCTATCATGCCCTTCAGCTCATTGTAGCCAGTATTATTGCGCAGTCGATGGCGCATAGGGTGCAGGAAAAGAAAAGCGCCATTCAGACGTAG
- a CDS encoding DUF11 domain-containing protein: MVLQRNAANQAAVQVAGSYSQVLDVIEARAVVRVTGQGTTTPWTTLQNNPTNGQFNGSINVTGGWYKIQVRGLKNGSVVVSDSVERFGVGEVFAIVGHSNAQGSSCFINGVNQCETINGASDERVNVIAIDLNSPVYLQQYLTTANNDYLPGLAFSQLLKLSGTSPFAQEAWLWGHMGDELVARLNVPILLYNAGFGGTSIQNTYWSAYDIPFVHSFIRYSIRMPFVNLRNIMNLYVPTTGIRAVLILHGENDRFNPTDSTYKYYSKVIDKMRTEFNKPGLGCIVALSSFVGGQNDNVRLAQSQVIGRPNYNAYLGPDLDVITTTTDRPDGIHYSPTGQVKAGDLWAIAINNVWSAITPYAAEIQPMASLICAPANQLTISQPVGYEYNWSTGSTAGSVTVGTGAYTARIRNTQKRIFFPPAIVVPANVQPSSPTITTDNGTWAICRTTGLKLISSFAELNTWSTGATSMSIITTTPGVYSVQTKHPVYGCLSGIVSQTVSLATVNLNLQMQASKRVVAVNDTVSFRLFLQNKSDCDAGPVTIKSRLPANLGVVSADASTTVSSGLITSNILTIPAGAIINRQFIVQPGAVGYYRTAAEITASTNSDFNSKPNNGTGNGEDDEAVTDIRTMTYGADLYESPNPNQAQLPVVQSNQPTPSATKADLSLSMEVNQQVVTVNNPIVITLTVKNLGGLAATNVVVRNLIPANMEFIESGSGMSVNGAVVSGSIIQIAVGQSVSLKFIARVISAGVYTNQAQIMSSDQPDSDSTPGNGYSNGEDDQATILLRTAG, translated from the coding sequence ATGGTGCTGCAGCGCAATGCAGCCAATCAGGCTGCAGTTCAGGTAGCCGGTAGCTATAGTCAGGTTCTGGATGTTATCGAAGCCAGAGCTGTTGTGCGTGTAACCGGGCAAGGGACAACTACGCCCTGGACTACACTACAGAATAACCCCACCAATGGTCAGTTTAATGGAAGTATCAATGTAACGGGAGGTTGGTATAAAATTCAGGTACGTGGCCTGAAAAATGGTAGCGTTGTTGTGTCGGATTCCGTGGAGCGGTTTGGAGTGGGTGAGGTGTTTGCTATTGTCGGACACTCCAATGCCCAGGGGTCAAGTTGCTTTATCAACGGCGTGAATCAGTGCGAAACGATCAACGGAGCCAGCGATGAACGGGTAAATGTGATAGCCATTGACCTGAACAGTCCAGTTTATCTACAGCAGTATTTAACTACCGCGAATAACGATTATTTGCCTGGTCTTGCCTTTAGTCAGTTATTGAAGTTAAGTGGTACGTCCCCGTTTGCGCAGGAGGCCTGGTTGTGGGGCCACATGGGTGATGAACTGGTGGCGCGTCTTAATGTTCCTATTCTGTTGTATAACGCCGGATTTGGCGGTACATCGATCCAGAATACGTACTGGTCGGCATATGATATCCCTTTTGTACACTCGTTCATTCGGTACAGCATTCGAATGCCATTCGTCAATTTGCGAAACATAATGAACCTGTACGTGCCAACAACGGGAATACGAGCCGTACTTATTCTGCATGGCGAGAACGACCGTTTTAACCCCACAGACTCTACGTATAAGTATTACAGTAAGGTCATAGATAAGATGCGAACCGAGTTCAATAAGCCTGGTCTAGGCTGTATTGTTGCTTTGTCTTCATTTGTTGGAGGGCAAAACGATAATGTCAGACTGGCGCAATCGCAGGTTATTGGCCGACCAAATTACAACGCCTACCTGGGCCCCGATCTGGATGTTATCACAACAACGACCGACAGACCTGACGGTATCCATTATTCTCCAACCGGGCAGGTCAAAGCGGGTGATTTGTGGGCAATCGCCATCAATAACGTTTGGTCAGCTATTACGCCTTACGCTGCCGAAATACAACCAATGGCTAGCTTGATCTGTGCCCCTGCAAATCAGCTTACTATCAGTCAACCAGTTGGTTATGAGTACAATTGGAGCACAGGTAGTACCGCCGGAAGTGTGACAGTTGGTACCGGCGCTTATACGGCCCGTATCAGGAATACCCAGAAACGAATTTTTTTTCCGCCCGCTATTGTCGTACCAGCGAATGTTCAACCCAGTTCACCAACAATAACGACTGATAATGGAACCTGGGCTATCTGTCGTACCACGGGGCTAAAACTCATCTCCTCGTTTGCAGAGTTGAATACCTGGAGTACTGGTGCAACATCCATGTCAATAATAACGACTACTCCTGGAGTTTATAGCGTCCAGACAAAACACCCGGTATATGGCTGTTTATCAGGTATTGTTTCGCAAACAGTTAGTTTGGCTACTGTAAATCTGAACCTGCAGATGCAGGCATCTAAACGGGTTGTTGCCGTGAATGATACCGTAAGTTTCCGCCTGTTTTTACAGAATAAAAGTGACTGTGACGCAGGGCCTGTAACAATTAAAAGCCGCCTTCCTGCAAATCTGGGCGTCGTGTCAGCCGACGCCAGTACAACAGTAAGTAGCGGACTGATAACCAGTAATATATTGACAATACCGGCTGGCGCTATCATAAATCGACAATTTATAGTTCAGCCTGGGGCTGTCGGGTATTATAGAACGGCCGCTGAAATAACCGCATCAACAAATTCTGATTTTAACTCAAAACCTAATAACGGTACCGGAAATGGCGAAGATGATGAAGCGGTTACTGATATAAGGACAATGACGTATGGGGCAGACCTATATGAATCGCCAAATCCAAATCAGGCGCAATTGCCCGTAGTTCAGTCGAATCAACCAACGCCTTCTGCAACAAAAGCGGATCTTAGCCTTAGTATGGAGGTAAATCAACAGGTAGTTACGGTAAACAACCCTATCGTTATTACCTTAACCGTAAAGAATTTGGGCGGGTTAGCGGCTACCAATGTTGTTGTCCGTAATTTGATTCCGGCCAATATGGAGTTTATTGAGTCTGGCTCTGGGATGAGCGTTAATGGGGCAGTCGTTAGTGGTAGTATTATTCAGATAGCTGTTGGTCAGTCCGTTAGCTTAAAATTTATAGCCCGCGTAATCAGCGCTGGCGTCTATACCAATCAGGCTCAAATTATGAGTTCCGATCAGCCTGATTCTGACTCAACACCGGGTAATGGATATAGTAATGGCGAAGATGATCAAGCTACAATACTCTTGCGAACAGCAGGATGA
- a CDS encoding RidA family protein yields MIKLFFNALIGILLTACSQAQPTDTPQVQHGYLYKVEPAIPGKEVYICGQRPFNAAGELVGPGNLGLQTQQVLENVKASLKTINMTMLNVSQVTYFVRGDSTSVPTGSAQALSSQATSYFAKLPDIVEIKSVSKNVRDDVLVEIEVVAVK; encoded by the coding sequence ATGATAAAGCTCTTTTTTAACGCCCTCATCGGCATCCTGTTAACAGCCTGTAGTCAGGCTCAGCCTACAGATACACCTCAGGTTCAACATGGTTATCTGTACAAGGTTGAACCTGCAATTCCTGGCAAGGAGGTCTACATATGTGGACAACGGCCATTCAATGCTGCTGGTGAGTTGGTTGGGCCCGGTAACTTGGGATTACAAACCCAGCAGGTGCTTGAGAATGTGAAAGCATCGCTGAAAACGATAAACATGACGATGCTTAACGTATCGCAGGTGACCTATTTTGTTAGAGGAGACTCCACAAGCGTTCCTACCGGTAGTGCCCAGGCGTTATCCTCGCAGGCAACGAGCTATTTCGCGAAACTTCCCGACATCGTAGAAATAAAAAGCGTTTCCAAAAATGTACGGGATGATGTGTTAGTAGAGATAGAGGTCGTTGCTGTGAAGTGA
- a CDS encoding methylmalonyl-CoA mutase family protein: protein MTAQTTKPTTPKTQAFTHKIRIVTAASLFDGHDAAINLMRRLMQSSGAEVIHLGHNRSVAEIVDCAIQEDVQGIAVTSYQGGHLEFFKYMYDLLNERGAGHIKIFGGGGGTILPTEIDELHEYGIARIYSPDDGRAMGLQVMIDDLLRQCDFDLTPNSDSIARLITTAENHPDQFSHSPIQAFTHSPKVLGITGTGGAGKSSLVDELVLRFLRTYPEKTLAIISVDPSKRKTGGALLGDRIRMNAIDSPRVYMRSLATRQSNLALSRHVQDAIDVCKSAQFDLIIVETSGIGQSDTEITDHADKTLYVMTAEYGAATQLEKIDMLDFADVIAINKFDKRGSLDALRDVRKQYRRNHNSWDIPDDELPILGTIASQFNDAGMNTLFDKLMVVLGVEGTIADTPDPTSLHAGGRKTKPENQNPQSIIPSDRVRYLAEIVEESRRYDAFVNEQTTLASQLYQLNGAILLIPEGAGKDELTQLYTDREGRLLTDCRALLRQWPAMQQRYTADFYEFTVRDKVIRQPLYSETLSHLKIPKVSLPKYHDWGDVLRWLLTENVPGDFPYTAGVFPLKREGEDPTRMFAGEGGPERTNRRFHYVSKGIPAKRLSTAFDSVTLYGEDPALRPDIFGKVGNSGVSICTLDDAKKLYSGFDLCNPATSVSMTINGPAPMLLGFFLNAAIDQQCEKYIVKTGTPVDQGSAGFHPGYAGPLPDGNDGLGLMLLGTTGDKVLPREVYEQIKADTLRKVRGTVQADILKEDQAQNTCIFSTEFALKMMGDIQQYFTDNRVQNFYSVSISGYHIAEAGANPISQLAFTLSNGFTFVEYYLSRGMNIDDFAPNLSFFFSNGMDPEYTVLGRVARRIWAKAMRNKYKANDRSQKLKYHIQTSGRSLHAQEIGFNDIRTTLQALLAVYDNCNSLHTNAYDEAITTPTEESVRRAMAIQLIINREFGLTKNENPLQGAFVVEELTALVEEAVYQEFLAINERGGVLGAMERMYQRSKIQEESMYYETLKHNGELPIVGVNTFLDPAGSPTVVPSEVIRSTDDEKRYAVDSCQLFQEKNHAEADLALANLQAAALNNDNVFESLLEATKVCSLRQLSNALYAVGGKYRRNM, encoded by the coding sequence ATGACTGCCCAGACGACGAAACCCACAACCCCGAAAACCCAAGCGTTCACCCATAAAATCCGCATCGTTACGGCGGCTTCGCTGTTCGACGGGCACGATGCGGCCATTAACCTGATGCGTCGGCTGATGCAGTCGTCGGGAGCCGAAGTGATTCACCTCGGCCACAATCGCTCGGTGGCCGAAATCGTGGATTGCGCGATTCAGGAAGATGTGCAGGGCATTGCCGTGACGAGTTATCAGGGGGGCCATCTGGAGTTTTTCAAGTATATGTACGACTTGCTGAACGAACGGGGAGCTGGTCATATCAAGATTTTTGGCGGAGGGGGCGGCACCATTCTACCGACCGAAATTGACGAGTTGCACGAGTACGGCATCGCTCGAATTTATTCGCCGGATGATGGGCGGGCAATGGGTTTACAAGTTATGATCGATGATTTACTCCGTCAGTGCGATTTCGATTTAACCCCAAATTCAGACTCCATCGCCCGTTTAATTACCACTGCCGAAAACCATCCCGATCAATTCTCTCATTCACCCATTCAGGCATTTACTCATTCACCGAAAGTTCTCGGCATTACGGGTACGGGTGGTGCCGGAAAATCGTCGCTGGTCGATGAGCTGGTGTTGCGGTTTCTGCGGACATATCCCGAAAAAACGCTGGCCATTATTTCGGTCGACCCGTCTAAACGAAAAACGGGTGGTGCCTTACTCGGCGACCGTATTCGGATGAATGCCATCGACTCCCCACGGGTATACATGCGTTCGCTGGCCACGCGCCAATCGAACCTGGCCCTGAGCCGCCATGTGCAGGATGCTATCGACGTGTGTAAATCGGCACAGTTCGACCTGATTATCGTTGAAACGTCGGGAATTGGGCAGTCGGATACGGAAATTACCGACCATGCCGACAAAACGCTGTATGTGATGACAGCCGAGTATGGGGCGGCTACCCAGTTGGAAAAAATTGACATGCTCGACTTTGCCGATGTCATTGCCATCAACAAATTCGACAAACGCGGTTCGCTGGACGCCCTGCGCGACGTTCGGAAACAATATCGGCGCAATCACAATTCGTGGGATATACCCGACGATGAGCTGCCTATTCTGGGCACGATTGCCTCGCAGTTCAACGACGCAGGCATGAATACGCTTTTCGATAAATTAATGGTGGTTCTCGGTGTAGAGGGTACGATTGCAGATACACCAGACCCCACCAGTTTACACGCTGGAGGCCGGAAAACGAAACCAGAAAACCAGAATCCCCAGTCCATTATCCCCTCCGACCGGGTGCGGTATCTGGCCGAGATTGTTGAAGAAAGCCGTCGATACGATGCATTTGTCAACGAGCAGACCACCCTGGCGAGTCAGTTATACCAACTTAATGGCGCAATTCTGTTAATACCTGAAGGTGCTGGAAAAGACGAGTTAACGCAACTCTATACCGACCGGGAGGGACGCCTTTTGACGGATTGCCGGGCGTTGCTACGACAGTGGCCCGCTATGCAGCAACGCTACACGGCAGATTTTTATGAGTTTACCGTTCGGGACAAAGTCATCCGGCAACCTTTATATTCCGAAACTCTTTCGCATCTAAAAATCCCGAAAGTCAGTCTCCCTAAATACCATGACTGGGGCGATGTTCTACGCTGGTTACTGACAGAGAACGTACCGGGCGATTTTCCCTACACGGCGGGTGTGTTTCCGCTCAAGCGCGAAGGCGAAGACCCGACACGCATGTTTGCGGGCGAAGGTGGCCCCGAACGAACGAACCGACGTTTTCACTATGTGTCGAAAGGCATACCCGCTAAACGGCTTTCTACCGCCTTCGATTCAGTTACACTTTATGGCGAAGACCCGGCTCTTCGACCCGACATATTCGGTAAAGTCGGTAACTCAGGCGTAAGCATCTGTACCCTCGACGACGCCAAGAAACTCTACTCCGGCTTCGACCTGTGCAACCCTGCAACGTCCGTTTCAATGACCATTAATGGCCCTGCGCCTATGTTGCTGGGCTTTTTCCTGAATGCGGCCATTGACCAACAATGTGAGAAATACATAGTAAAAACGGGTACTCCGGTCGATCAGGGGAGCGCGGGTTTCCACCCTGGTTACGCTGGTCCCCTACCCGACGGTAACGACGGCCTGGGTTTGATGCTGCTCGGCACAACGGGCGACAAGGTGCTGCCCCGCGAGGTGTACGAACAAATTAAGGCAGATACGCTTCGAAAAGTGCGCGGGACGGTTCAGGCCGATATTTTGAAGGAAGATCAGGCGCAGAACACCTGCATTTTCTCGACCGAATTTGCACTCAAAATGATGGGCGACATTCAGCAATACTTTACTGACAATCGGGTACAAAATTTTTACTCAGTGTCTATATCGGGCTATCACATTGCCGAAGCCGGGGCCAACCCCATTTCTCAACTGGCGTTTACCCTGTCGAATGGCTTTACGTTTGTAGAGTACTACCTGAGCCGGGGCATGAACATCGACGACTTTGCGCCGAACCTATCGTTCTTTTTCTCGAATGGCATGGACCCCGAATACACCGTGCTGGGTCGGGTGGCGCGACGAATCTGGGCGAAGGCGATGCGCAACAAATACAAAGCCAACGACCGCTCGCAAAAACTAAAATACCACATCCAGACATCGGGCCGGAGTTTGCACGCGCAGGAGATTGGCTTCAATGATATTCGTACCACTTTACAGGCCCTGCTGGCTGTTTACGACAACTGTAATTCCCTGCACACCAACGCTTACGATGAGGCCATCACGACCCCAACGGAAGAATCTGTCCGGCGGGCTATGGCCATTCAATTGATTATCAATCGGGAATTTGGCCTGACTAAAAATGAGAATCCGTTACAGGGTGCGTTTGTTGTCGAAGAGCTGACCGCACTGGTTGAAGAAGCAGTGTACCAGGAATTTCTGGCGATCAACGAGCGTGGCGGTGTGCTGGGCGCTATGGAGCGCATGTATCAGCGGAGTAAAATTCAGGAAGAGTCGATGTATTATGAGACGCTGAAGCACAACGGCGAACTACCCATTGTTGGCGTTAATACCTTTCTGGACCCGGCAGGTTCCCCAACGGTTGTGCCATCAGAAGTAATCCGCTCCACCGACGATGAGAAACGGTATGCCGTTGACTCCTGCCAGTTATTTCAGGAGAAAAATCACGCCGAAGCAGACCTCGCGCTGGCCAATCTGCAAGCGGCTGCACTGAATAATGATAATGTTTTCGAGAGTTTACTGGAAGCGACAAAAGTGTGTTCACTGAGACAATTGTCGAATGCGTTGTATGCCGTGGGCGGAAAATACCGACGGAATATGTAG